Proteins encoded in a region of the Haloglomus salinum genome:
- a CDS encoding DUF420 domain-containing protein: MATADAGPLSRTAKEYPRALTAVLTVVGYALVIGTLYVGLPIYPTISLETVNLLSHAIAVINTTTVVLLLAGWKFIRDGDVRKHRAAMVGAFTLILVFLVLYLLKTGGGGQKEIIAPDGPTIAYLLMLAIHILLSVLAVPLVLYNIIVGLTHTTPEIRETAHARVGRWAVAVWSVSLTLGVAAYVLLNHIYTFEFVRLLVRVPAPF, from the coding sequence ATGGCGACAGCCGACGCCGGGCCCCTCTCACGGACAGCGAAGGAGTACCCACGAGCGCTCACCGCGGTCCTCACCGTCGTCGGGTACGCGCTGGTCATCGGGACCCTGTACGTGGGACTCCCCATCTACCCCACCATCAGCCTCGAGACGGTCAACCTCCTCTCGCACGCCATCGCCGTCATCAACACGACCACGGTCGTCCTGCTGCTCGCGGGCTGGAAGTTCATCCGTGACGGCGACGTGCGCAAGCACCGTGCCGCGATGGTCGGCGCGTTCACGCTCATCCTCGTCTTCCTCGTCCTCTACCTGCTGAAGACCGGTGGCGGCGGGCAGAAGGAGATAATCGCCCCGGACGGCCCGACCATCGCCTACCTCCTGATGCTCGCCATCCACATCCTGCTCTCCGTGCTGGCGGTGCCGCTCGTACTGTACAACATCATCGTCGGACTGACCCACACGACTCCGGAGATCCGCGAGACGGCCCACGCCCGGGTCGGTCGGTGGGCAGTCGCGGTCTGGTCGGTCTCGCTCACCCTGGGCGTCGCCGCGTACGTCCTCCTCAACCACATCTACACGTTCGAGTTCGTCCGGTTGCTGGTCAGGGTTCCCGCTCCGTTCTGA
- a CDS encoding ABC transporter substrate-binding protein: MERQRLTRRKALAGLAAAGIGGLAGCTGDGGGDGGGGDGGDGSVSGTVKIGVLQPLSGSLKYYGQQAMYGFYQGLNYKGDEQFTPEASTGTKTTTIGDVDYELIVRDTELKADTAQSAAQDLVKNESVDLLFGCTSSSSASRVATTVSKQANVPTLLGPAASADITANSETCGAPVFRTSENTAMDARSGGKYVADNTDVSKVYLFGADYSFGKAVVNNYRTVLEANGVEIVGEKFFPRGYKEWQGPLDNAESEGAEGIVAGFTVQTLPALFTSFLNGDYSYKVFGGFATQITTGIVGQTLQKELGKPLTKEKLANANLGPFTTRYHWNQYDNEINSAFVDSYTSAYGIVPDLFTSGTFTASSAIVQAVEAGGSTEGADIQAQLTGMTVADTPKGQDAYTFQEYNNQARSAMTIASMVPNDNGNWDAAIKPSDPVQTIPAGETTIPKDSPEMGCSL, translated from the coding sequence ATGGAACGACAACGACTCACACGACGCAAGGCGCTGGCTGGACTGGCAGCGGCAGGTATCGGCGGCCTCGCCGGCTGCACCGGCGACGGCGGTGGAGACGGCGGCGGGGGCGATGGCGGGGACGGGTCCGTGAGCGGAACCGTCAAGATTGGCGTCCTCCAGCCCCTCTCCGGGAGCCTCAAGTACTACGGCCAGCAGGCCATGTACGGCTTCTACCAGGGGCTCAACTACAAGGGTGACGAGCAGTTCACCCCCGAGGCCTCGACCGGGACGAAGACGACCACCATCGGCGACGTGGACTACGAACTCATCGTCCGCGACACCGAACTGAAGGCCGACACCGCACAGTCCGCAGCCCAGGACCTCGTGAAGAACGAGAGCGTGGACCTGCTGTTCGGCTGTACCTCGTCGTCATCGGCCAGCCGCGTGGCGACGACGGTCTCGAAGCAGGCGAACGTCCCGACGCTGCTGGGCCCCGCCGCGTCGGCGGACATCACGGCCAACAGCGAGACCTGCGGCGCGCCCGTGTTCCGCACCAGCGAGAACACCGCGATGGACGCCCGCTCGGGTGGGAAGTACGTCGCCGACAACACCGACGTCTCGAAGGTGTACCTGTTCGGTGCGGACTACTCGTTCGGGAAGGCCGTCGTCAACAACTACCGGACGGTTCTGGAGGCCAACGGTGTCGAAATCGTGGGCGAGAAGTTCTTCCCGCGGGGGTACAAAGAGTGGCAGGGCCCTCTCGATAACGCCGAGAGCGAGGGTGCCGAGGGAATCGTCGCCGGGTTCACCGTGCAAACGCTGCCGGCGCTGTTCACCTCCTTCCTCAACGGCGACTACTCGTACAAAGTGTTCGGCGGGTTCGCCACGCAAATCACGACCGGCATCGTGGGGCAGACACTCCAGAAGGAGCTGGGCAAGCCCCTGACGAAGGAGAAGCTAGCGAACGCCAACCTTGGCCCATTCACCACGCGCTACCACTGGAACCAGTACGACAACGAGATCAACAGCGCGTTCGTCGACAGCTACACGAGCGCCTACGGCATCGTCCCGGACCTGTTCACCTCGGGAACGTTCACCGCCTCCTCGGCCATCGTCCAGGCCGTCGAAGCCGGCGGCTCGACGGAAGGGGCAGATATCCAGGCCCAACTGACCGGGATGACGGTTGCGGACACGCCGAAGGGGCAGGACGCCTACACCTTCCAGGAGTACAACAACCAGGCCCGCTCGGCGATGACCATCGCGAGCATGGTGCCCAACGACAACGGGAACTGGGACGCCGCCATCAAACCCAGTGACCCGGTCCAGACCATCCCCGCGGGCGAGACCACCATCCCGAAGGACAGCCCGGAGATGGGCTGCTCGCTGTAG
- a CDS encoding helix-turn-helix domain-containing protein, translating into MIDLTLDMEQYDCPFIAATEAQPVSFSAVNWEFEGGHEGRLETRMLVEGDDDGALEAGLDVLRGHDGLRECGLISKQDDVAHIRTVIDETTAMRTIRDHDGYITGPFHIEAGSELWHVGFDHDSTAEQALAGLERENEFEVVARDPVNEAEVTGFVENVGAAMTLIQGCQDLTDTERETLEAAVERGYFRSPRGATLGDLAEEFDVSKPAVSKRLRRGQEKAVSRMVKAMEELDE; encoded by the coding sequence ATGATAGACCTCACCCTCGACATGGAGCAGTACGACTGCCCGTTCATCGCTGCCACCGAAGCGCAGCCGGTGTCGTTCTCGGCGGTCAACTGGGAGTTCGAGGGCGGCCACGAGGGGCGGCTGGAGACGCGGATGCTGGTCGAGGGCGACGACGACGGCGCCCTCGAGGCCGGGCTGGACGTGCTGCGCGGCCACGACGGCCTGCGTGAGTGCGGCCTTATCTCGAAACAGGACGACGTGGCCCACATCCGGACGGTCATCGACGAGACGACGGCGATGCGGACCATCCGTGACCACGACGGCTACATCACTGGCCCGTTCCACATCGAGGCCGGCAGCGAACTGTGGCACGTCGGCTTCGACCACGACTCGACGGCCGAGCAGGCCCTCGCGGGGCTGGAACGGGAGAACGAGTTCGAGGTGGTCGCGCGCGACCCGGTGAACGAGGCCGAGGTGACCGGGTTCGTCGAGAACGTCGGCGCGGCCATGACACTCATCCAGGGCTGTCAGGACCTGACCGACACCGAGCGCGAGACGCTGGAGGCGGCCGTCGAGCGGGGCTACTTCCGCTCACCCCGCGGCGCGACGCTGGGGGACCTCGCCGAGGAGTTCGACGTCTCGAAACCGGCCGTCTCGAAGCGCCTCCGCCGCGGGCAGGAGAAGGCCGTCAGCCGGATGGTCAAGGCGATGGAGGAACTGGACGAATAG
- a CDS encoding ABC transporter ATP-binding protein has protein sequence MVILAEEVRRRYGETVALDGVSLSVAEGEVYALVGPNGAGKTTLVRALTGTTVVDGRVEVLGEAPADVDPERVGLLPQEFDPAERLTARELVAYYAGLYDAARDPDDVLADVGLEGADARKPYEDLSGGQKRRTCVATALVNDPDVLFLDEPTTGIDPAGRRQLWSLLADLADGGTTILLTTHDMAEAEALADRVGLLADGQLVAVGPPAELVAAHGGDSRLELDVPEDAEGRAATALEMAGYQLVPDEVALAITGIDPRDIGDVVETLETEDVPYEALTWKQPDLEDVYLSLTGTEVTAGGEPVPRRRGQVPAGASSRRGGEP, from the coding sequence ATGGTCATCCTCGCGGAAGAGGTACGTCGGCGGTACGGCGAGACGGTCGCGCTGGACGGGGTCTCGCTGTCGGTCGCCGAGGGCGAGGTGTACGCGCTGGTGGGACCGAACGGCGCCGGCAAGACGACGCTCGTCCGTGCCCTGACCGGCACCACCGTCGTCGACGGCCGGGTCGAGGTGCTGGGCGAGGCGCCGGCGGACGTGGACCCCGAGCGGGTGGGACTCCTCCCGCAGGAGTTCGACCCCGCGGAGCGACTCACCGCGCGGGAACTGGTGGCCTACTACGCCGGCCTCTACGACGCGGCTCGCGACCCCGACGACGTGCTCGCGGACGTGGGACTCGAGGGCGCCGACGCCCGGAAGCCGTACGAGGACCTCTCGGGCGGGCAGAAGCGCCGGACCTGCGTCGCGACCGCGCTCGTCAACGACCCCGACGTACTGTTCCTCGACGAGCCGACGACCGGCATCGACCCGGCCGGCCGGCGCCAGCTCTGGTCGCTGCTGGCCGACCTCGCGGACGGTGGCACGACCATCCTCCTCACGACACACGACATGGCCGAGGCCGAGGCGCTCGCGGACCGCGTCGGGCTGCTCGCCGACGGCCAGCTCGTCGCTGTGGGTCCGCCAGCGGAGCTCGTCGCGGCACACGGCGGGGACAGCCGTCTCGAACTCGACGTGCCCGAGGACGCCGAGGGGCGTGCGGCGACCGCGCTCGAGATGGCGGGCTACCAGCTCGTCCCCGACGAGGTCGCGCTCGCGATCACGGGCATCGACCCCCGCGACATCGGCGACGTGGTCGAGACACTCGAAACCGAGGACGTGCCCTACGAGGCGCTCACCTGGAAGCAGCCGGACCTGGAGGACGTCTACCTCTCGCTGACCGGGACCGAGGTGACCGCCGGCGGCGAGCCGGTCCCCCGGCGGCGTGGGCAGGTCCCCGCCGGAGCGTCGTCCCGCCGCGGAGGTGAGCCCTGA
- a CDS encoding ABC transporter ATP-binding protein: MSVLRTTGLTKRFGGLTAVDDVDFELAEDELCSLIGPNGAGKTTFFDLLTGALEPTAGRVELAADGAGESEASGSVGWVDMTDDPLHATAQRGLHRSYQVTNVFPTSTVLENVRVAAQAHGTDSFHGWRNVNSFEPYLEEASAILDRVGLAAKAEEPADTLSHGEKRQLEVGVALAGDPDVLLLDEPNAGVSSESVDDIIALIEDVAADHAVLLVEHNMDIVMNVSDRIVVLNRGEVIADGPPESVRDDPAVQEAYLGGYEPGDLDDDDGAADPTTEADGGGSE; the protein is encoded by the coding sequence ATGAGCGTCTTGCGGACAACGGGCCTCACCAAACGATTCGGCGGCCTCACGGCGGTCGACGACGTGGACTTCGAGTTGGCCGAGGACGAACTTTGCTCGCTCATCGGGCCGAACGGCGCCGGCAAGACCACGTTCTTCGACCTGCTGACGGGGGCACTGGAGCCGACGGCCGGACGTGTCGAACTCGCGGCCGACGGCGCCGGCGAGAGCGAGGCGAGCGGTAGTGTCGGCTGGGTCGACATGACCGACGACCCGCTCCACGCGACCGCCCAGCGCGGCCTCCACCGCTCGTATCAGGTGACCAACGTCTTCCCGACGAGTACCGTGCTCGAGAACGTTCGCGTGGCCGCGCAGGCACACGGGACGGACTCCTTCCATGGCTGGCGCAACGTCAACAGCTTCGAGCCCTACCTCGAGGAGGCCTCCGCTATCCTCGACCGTGTCGGGCTCGCGGCGAAGGCCGAGGAGCCGGCGGATACGCTGAGCCACGGCGAGAAGCGCCAACTGGAGGTCGGCGTCGCCCTCGCGGGCGATCCGGACGTACTCCTGCTCGACGAACCCAACGCGGGCGTCTCCAGCGAGTCCGTCGACGACATCATCGCACTGATCGAGGACGTGGCCGCCGACCACGCCGTCCTGCTGGTCGAGCACAACATGGACATCGTGATGAACGTCTCCGACCGTATCGTCGTGCTCAACCGCGGCGAGGTCATCGCCGACGGGCCGCCGGAGTCGGTCCGCGACGACCCTGCCGTGCAGGAGGCCTACCTGGGCGGCTACGAACCCGGGGACCTCGACGACGATGATGGGGCGGCGGACCCCACCACGGAAGCCGACGGAGGTGGGTCCGAGTGA
- a CDS encoding alpha/beta hydrolase, which produces MQPTPTTVTAADGTDLRLWEQPATGGDGGAAVLHVHGSITNSRALFAPPVEGDDSYSWLAATAREGRTALALDVRGYGDSDRPPELDDPPEANEPPVRAPTAARDIAAAVDAARARFETVHLLGVSWGTMICGYYLAHHADAAPVDSLTQVAPVHRPPWTFEEVTTALGVDAGLDAYYHQHYEGVRERQGVTESGEDPLFEAVWRAQVESNQGVDDETYIAQSGSLADTAMACEGETVYDAAAVGVPALVLRGTDDAISVREDALGLYDDLGTTADRKEYTELAGADHYAMHGPRRQALYAAVSAYYDRVERELN; this is translated from the coding sequence ATGCAGCCGACACCGACGACAGTGACGGCAGCCGACGGGACCGACCTGCGGCTGTGGGAGCAGCCCGCCACCGGTGGTGACGGGGGCGCCGCGGTCCTCCACGTCCACGGCTCCATCACGAACTCGCGGGCGCTGTTCGCACCCCCGGTCGAGGGTGACGACTCCTACTCGTGGCTGGCCGCGACCGCCCGCGAGGGCCGCACCGCACTGGCACTGGACGTTCGTGGCTACGGGGACAGCGACCGCCCTCCGGAACTGGACGACCCCCCCGAGGCCAACGAGCCGCCCGTTCGTGCGCCGACGGCGGCCCGGGATATCGCCGCGGCGGTCGACGCGGCCCGGGCGCGGTTCGAGACCGTCCACCTGCTCGGCGTCTCGTGGGGCACGATGATCTGTGGCTACTACCTCGCCCACCACGCCGACGCGGCGCCGGTCGACTCGCTGACGCAGGTCGCGCCCGTCCACCGTCCGCCGTGGACCTTCGAGGAGGTGACGACGGCGCTCGGCGTCGACGCCGGACTGGACGCCTACTACCACCAGCACTACGAGGGCGTTCGCGAGCGCCAGGGCGTCACCGAGTCCGGCGAGGACCCGCTGTTCGAGGCCGTCTGGCGCGCACAGGTCGAGTCCAACCAGGGTGTCGACGACGAGACGTACATCGCCCAGTCGGGGTCGCTGGCCGACACGGCGATGGCCTGTGAGGGCGAGACCGTCTACGACGCGGCCGCGGTCGGGGTGCCGGCGCTCGTCCTCCGCGGGACGGACGACGCCATCTCCGTCCGCGAGGACGCGCTCGGCCTGTACGACGACCTCGGCACGACGGCCGACCGGAAGGAGTACACCGAGCTGGCGGGCGCCGACCACTACGCCATGCACGGTCCGCGGCGGCAGGCCCTGTACGCGGCAGTTTCAGCCTACTACGACCGGGTAGAGCGGGAGCTGAACTGA
- a CDS encoding ABC transporter permease, whose product MGALGRVGSEVTAAAKAFLRRRTAVFFTFFFPAIIILIFGALVQTQPTGGGLFTEPAGYYVPGYLAVVVLFTPLSRVGSEVARHREGNRFEKLATTPLSRAEWLLAQTIVNVGIIGAAAVLILVLVVLVTGAAGSLTPSPLLLPFIALAVALFCGLGAILGRIADSQDGVVAASNGIALPLLFLSETFVPPDLLPAWFAPYRYLSPLTYFARGIREATYRPPGQLASFTPNANVFEASGPLLELGVLSALAVVFFVAGAYAIPNTD is encoded by the coding sequence ATGGGCGCGCTCGGCCGCGTCGGGAGCGAGGTCACCGCCGCCGCGAAGGCGTTCCTGCGGCGACGGACGGCGGTGTTCTTCACGTTCTTCTTCCCGGCCATCATCATCCTCATCTTCGGCGCGCTGGTCCAGACCCAGCCGACGGGCGGCGGGCTGTTCACCGAGCCGGCGGGCTACTACGTCCCCGGCTACCTCGCGGTCGTCGTGCTGTTCACGCCGCTCTCGCGGGTCGGGAGCGAGGTGGCGCGCCACCGCGAGGGGAACCGCTTCGAGAAGCTGGCGACGACCCCGCTCTCTCGCGCCGAGTGGCTGCTCGCACAGACCATCGTCAACGTCGGCATCATCGGCGCCGCCGCCGTCCTCATCCTGGTGCTGGTCGTGCTGGTGACGGGCGCGGCGGGGTCGCTGACGCCGTCGCCGCTCCTGCTGCCGTTCATCGCGCTGGCCGTGGCGCTGTTCTGTGGCCTGGGTGCCATCCTCGGGCGAATCGCCGACTCGCAGGACGGCGTGGTCGCCGCGTCGAACGGTATCGCGCTTCCGCTGCTGTTCCTCTCCGAGACGTTCGTCCCGCCGGACCTCTTGCCGGCGTGGTTCGCGCCGTACCGGTACCTCTCGCCGCTCACCTACTTCGCCCGCGGCATCCGCGAGGCGACGTACCGGCCGCCCGGCCAGCTCGCGTCGTTCACGCCGAACGCGAACGTCTTCGAGGCGAGCGGACCACTGCTGGAACTGGGCGTGCTGTCGGCGCTGGCCGTGGTGTTCTTCGTCGCCGGCGCGTACGCGATTCCGAACACGGACTGA
- a CDS encoding acyl-CoA dehydrogenase, translated as MDLSLTPEQKQIKEMVADFVDEEVVPRASEIDHEDEFPWDLVDEMGDLGLMGAPFPEEYGGAGLDYHAYPIALEEIARGSGGLGTIMAAHVSLAGNMVYEFGDDEQKERFLTPLAEGTDIGAFALSEAGAGSDVPSMETTAERNGDGYYINGGKLWISNGSVADTVTVFAKTDPDAGSKGISSFVVRPEDDDGFIVEGTEDKLGDKGCPTAELRFDDCYVPEERMLGEEGEGFIQALKTLNGGRITIAARSVGIAQAALDAAVEYAGDREQFDQPIGDFQAIQHKIADMDTKTRAARLLMHDAADKKMRGERFRKEAAQAKLYASEVSREVANEGIQIHGGYGYTKDFPAERFYRDAKLNEIYEGTSEVLRNTIGQDLLG; from the coding sequence ATGGACCTCTCGCTGACGCCGGAGCAGAAACAGATCAAGGAGATGGTTGCCGACTTCGTGGACGAGGAGGTCGTCCCGCGGGCGTCGGAGATCGACCACGAGGACGAGTTCCCCTGGGACCTCGTCGATGAGATGGGTGACCTGGGCCTGATGGGCGCGCCGTTCCCCGAGGAGTACGGCGGCGCCGGCCTCGACTACCACGCCTACCCCATCGCACTGGAGGAGATCGCCCGCGGTTCCGGCGGACTGGGCACAATCATGGCCGCGCACGTCTCGCTCGCGGGCAACATGGTCTACGAGTTCGGTGACGACGAGCAGAAGGAGCGCTTCCTCACACCGCTGGCCGAGGGAACCGACATCGGCGCGTTCGCACTCTCCGAGGCGGGCGCCGGCAGCGACGTGCCCTCGATGGAGACCACCGCCGAGCGCAACGGCGACGGCTACTACATCAACGGCGGCAAGCTCTGGATCTCGAACGGCTCCGTCGCCGACACGGTGACCGTCTTCGCGAAGACCGACCCGGACGCGGGCAGCAAGGGCATCTCCTCGTTCGTCGTCCGCCCGGAGGACGACGACGGGTTCATCGTCGAGGGGACCGAGGACAAGCTCGGCGACAAGGGCTGCCCGACCGCGGAACTCCGCTTCGACGACTGCTACGTGCCCGAGGAGCGGATGCTCGGCGAGGAGGGCGAGGGCTTCATCCAGGCGCTCAAGACGCTCAACGGTGGCCGAATCACCATCGCCGCGCGCTCGGTCGGCATCGCGCAGGCCGCCCTCGACGCCGCCGTGGAGTACGCCGGCGACCGCGAGCAGTTCGACCAGCCCATCGGCGACTTCCAGGCCATCCAGCACAAGATCGCCGATATGGACACCAAGACCCGCGCCGCGCGTCTGCTGATGCACGACGCCGCGGACAAGAAGATGCGCGGCGAGCGCTTCCGCAAGGAGGCGGCCCAGGCCAAACTGTACGCCTCCGAGGTCTCCCGCGAGGTCGCCAACGAGGGCATCCAGATTCACGGCGGCTACGGCTACACGAAGGACTTCCCCGCCGAGCGCTTCTACCGCGACGCGAAGCTCAACGAGATCTACGAGGGGACCAGCGAGGTCCTGCGGAACACCATCGGGCAGGACCTGCTGGGCTGA
- a CDS encoding DUF7111 family protein, with product MTETVTEGDVSARYDETEGERRLTFERDGRVATVAQNADGYAMLKVRDGPDGDELERYYGFDMALDHAAELLGVSPHDLPVPEAAEDMGM from the coding sequence ATGACGGAGACGGTCACCGAGGGGGATGTGTCGGCCCGCTACGACGAGACCGAGGGCGAGCGGCGGCTCACGTTCGAACGCGACGGTCGCGTCGCCACCGTCGCACAGAACGCCGACGGGTACGCGATGCTGAAGGTGCGCGACGGGCCGGACGGGGACGAACTGGAGCGGTACTACGGCTTCGACATGGCGCTCGACCACGCCGCCGAGTTGCTGGGCGTCTCGCCGCACGACCTGCCGGTCCCCGAGGCGGCCGAAGATATGGGGATGTAG
- a CDS encoding MATE family efflux transporter: MRSPFRSRDELEFTSGSVGWPLYHLALPVVATTLLQTVYNLTDTFWVGRYGSAELAALTFSFPLVFLFVALGSGVSAAGRILVAQHEGAGERRQASFVAGQTLAFSTLAALVVAAIGAVGIGPLFRAMGAAPLTRGLALSYMGYILAGLPLLFLAYTFSALLQGYGDALTPLLVVLASVLLNLVLDPVLIFGLGPVPTLGLEGAAIATLFARGLAAVAGVALLLSGRVEPTVALADLRPDRAFLGRVARVGVPASLETGAIAVSVTASLFLVGRFDAAVVAGFGIGERVTSLMFLPAIGVSAATITMVGQNLGAGEAARARRAARLAVVVPLAGLTGVGLLVVVAAEPVASVFSTDTAVVGHAADFLRVVGPAYGFEAAARIYSGVFRGAGRTGVALVVSGTTFIPVRLGVALVLLGPLGYGPLGVWLGYAVSGVFGAALGFVTARVVGWDEALVDDTMGHGEQSPGRNSR; the protein is encoded by the coding sequence GTGCGGTCACCGTTCCGCTCGCGCGACGAACTGGAGTTCACCAGCGGCTCCGTGGGCTGGCCACTCTACCACCTCGCGCTCCCCGTGGTCGCGACAACGCTCCTGCAGACGGTCTACAATCTGACCGACACGTTCTGGGTCGGGCGCTACGGCAGCGCGGAACTGGCGGCGCTCACGTTCTCGTTCCCACTGGTCTTCCTGTTCGTCGCGCTCGGCTCCGGTGTCTCGGCCGCCGGCCGCATCCTCGTCGCCCAGCACGAGGGCGCGGGCGAGCGCCGGCAGGCGTCCTTCGTCGCCGGGCAGACGCTGGCGTTCAGCACCCTCGCAGCGCTCGTCGTGGCCGCCATCGGCGCCGTCGGCATCGGCCCGCTGTTCCGGGCCATGGGTGCGGCCCCGCTCACTCGCGGCCTCGCGCTCTCGTACATGGGGTACATCCTCGCCGGCCTCCCGCTGCTGTTCCTCGCGTACACGTTCTCCGCACTCCTCCAGGGGTACGGCGACGCGCTGACGCCGCTGCTGGTGGTGCTGGCGTCGGTGCTGCTGAACCTGGTGCTGGACCCGGTGCTCATCTTCGGGCTGGGACCGGTCCCGACGCTCGGGCTGGAGGGCGCCGCCATCGCGACGCTCTTCGCGCGAGGCCTGGCTGCGGTGGCTGGAGTCGCGCTCCTGCTGTCGGGGCGGGTCGAGCCGACCGTCGCGCTCGCGGACCTCCGCCCCGACCGCGCCTTCCTCGGCCGCGTCGCGCGGGTCGGGGTCCCCGCGTCCCTCGAAACTGGCGCCATCGCGGTCTCCGTGACGGCATCGCTGTTCCTCGTCGGTCGGTTCGACGCCGCGGTCGTGGCCGGCTTCGGTATCGGCGAGCGGGTCACGTCCCTGATGTTCCTCCCGGCCATCGGCGTCTCGGCGGCGACCATCACCATGGTCGGGCAGAACCTCGGCGCGGGGGAGGCGGCGCGGGCCCGGCGTGCGGCCCGACTCGCCGTTGTCGTCCCGCTCGCTGGGCTGACGGGCGTGGGACTGCTCGTCGTCGTGGCGGCCGAACCAGTCGCCAGCGTCTTCTCCACCGACACGGCCGTCGTCGGCCACGCCGCGGACTTCCTGCGGGTCGTCGGACCGGCGTACGGGTTCGAGGCCGCCGCCCGCATCTACAGCGGCGTGTTCCGCGGCGCCGGTCGAACGGGTGTGGCGCTGGTGGTCTCCGGGACCACCTTCATCCCGGTCCGGCTGGGTGTGGCACTGGTCCTCCTCGGGCCGCTGGGATACGGCCCGCTCGGTGTCTGGCTTGGCTACGCCGTTTCGGGTGTCTTCGGCGCCGCACTCGGGTTCGTGACGGCACGCGTCGTCGGCTGGGACGAAGCCCTCGTCGACGACACGATGGGCCACGGGGAGCAATCACCGGGTCGGAACAGCCGCTGA
- a CDS encoding ABC transporter ATP-binding protein, which yields MSLLEVEDIHTYYGESHILEDVSLEVKDGEVVALIGRNGVGKTTTLRSVLQLTAPRSGSITYRGEELVGKRTHEVADLGVGWIPEERRVFSQLSVTENIRVAVPKGGDVAAALELTFDTFPALAERSEANAGALSGGQQQMLAIARGLVGENDLLLIDEPSEGLAPQIVSDVAEAVQSAAREATVLLVEQNLPLAMDLADRFYLLDNGQVVEDGEAVSGVTDDERIRRYLSA from the coding sequence GTGAGTCTGCTCGAGGTCGAGGACATCCACACCTACTACGGCGAGAGTCACATCCTCGAGGATGTCTCGCTGGAGGTCAAGGACGGTGAGGTCGTGGCACTCATCGGGCGCAACGGCGTGGGCAAGACCACGACCCTCCGGTCGGTGCTCCAGCTGACCGCCCCGCGCTCGGGGAGTATCACCTACCGCGGCGAGGAACTGGTCGGCAAGCGGACCCACGAGGTGGCCGACCTCGGGGTCGGGTGGATTCCGGAGGAACGCCGCGTCTTCTCGCAGCTCTCGGTCACGGAGAACATCCGCGTCGCGGTGCCGAAAGGCGGCGACGTGGCGGCGGCACTGGAGCTGACGTTCGACACGTTCCCGGCACTCGCCGAGCGGAGCGAGGCCAACGCGGGCGCGCTCTCCGGCGGGCAACAGCAGATGCTCGCCATCGCCCGCGGCCTCGTCGGAGAGAACGACCTGCTCCTCATCGACGAGCCCAGCGAGGGGCTTGCCCCGCAGATCGTCTCCGACGTGGCCGAGGCTGTCCAGAGCGCCGCCCGCGAGGCCACTGTGCTACTGGTCGAACAGAACCTCCCGCTCGCGATGGACCTCGCCGACCGCTTCTACCTGCTCGACAACGGGCAGGTCGTCGAGGACGGTGAGGCCGTGAGCGGTGTCACCGACGACGAGCGCATCCGGAGGTATCTCAGCGCATGA